The region tctatccgattggtcttgttcccctgcttctctcctgtgcgctggtccCACTGTTCCACCTTATTCTTCTTGCTCGTGCTGCcacgctgtcggttgcctttcccaaattacctgtgtatcacggtagtcctgctgttcaccctggacccagcttccttctgatcccttgcctccatcgggcaggtccggccggactgccgctggcTGGCAGGGGTTTCTGCCCTTTCCATCtgttgctccctaagggttgtgccccgcacctgcccaggtgtccgcgactggcccaggcctctgtgtttccacctgggaggcggccctgcccaggatCCATCCGGCCCGCCCTaaggactcctaccctttcctcccctcgtttcccatgggttgtgccccgcacctgcccaggtgtccacgactgcccaggcctctgtgtttccgCCTGGAaggcggccctgcccaggatCCATGCGGCCTGCCATGAGgtatcctcctgccctgccttaacactgggatcctcctgcctgcctcgtctgaactctgggatcctcctgccttacccctgacatgccatggcatccccatcctgtcctacccctagcacttcagtgtctgcgtcctgcatttgggtctaaTCTTGCCCCTGTTCCTGacaggattctacatcttccagtcctatgtcacctccttctaaggaTTTGACTGCATTTTTATCAAACAAGCCAcatcaccctctctgcctacccaCTTGTCCTTTCGATATAATGTATTTTCTTGCATGTTAAGCtttcaactatgatcttcttttagccatgtctcagtgatgcccacaatgtcaaacTGCCAACctgtaactgcactacaagaacatctaccttattccatataatgTGTGCATACAAATATAAAATCTTCAGTCCCATATTGAtcacctttttgattttgcccccatgttacactttacCTCATCTGTCTAACTGAAATTTTGCCTATCACCTGTtcatcctcccagtctcactacacactgcagtgacttgtataccaactaccccatcctcagccctatcactccagttaccatctccctgccaaattcgtttaaaccctccccagcaccTCTAGCAAATCTGCTGCAAGAATAGTGCTTTGCTTCAAGTGCAatctatcctttttgtacaggtcaccccttctccagaagagatcccaatgattcaaaaatctgaatccctgccccctgcaccactttcttagccactcattcatctgtactatcattctATTCCTGCCTTGACAGCACGTGGCACtgagagtaatccagagattacttccCTGAAGGTCCTATTATCTAACTCGTTATACTCACTGTGTAGGACCTTTtcaaatagatggctttgttgccaagtctgcagacgacacaaagattggtgggggggggggggggcaggtagtgttgaggaaacaggtgagatgcagaaggacttagacagattaggagaatgggcgagaaaatggcaaatgaaaaacaatgttagaaaatgcatggtcatgcactttggaagtagaaataaatgtgcggactattttaaacggggagaaaatccaggaatctgagttgcatagggacttgggagtccttgtgcagaacaccctgaaggttaacttgcaggttgagttggtggtgaggaaggcaagtaccatgttagcattaatttcaagaggtctagaatacaagagcaaggatgtgatgctgaggctttataagacactggtgagggctcaccttgagtattgtgaacagttttgggcccctcatcttagaaaagatatgctggcattggagagggtccagaggaggttcacaaggatgattccaggaatgaatgggttaacatacaaggaacgtttgatagctctggatctgtactcactggagttcagaaggataaggagggatctcattgaaaccctttgaatgttgaaagggccagatggagtagatgtggaaaggatggtgggagagtctaggacaaagggcacagcctcaggatagaggggcgcccttttaaaacagagatgcggagaaatttctttagccaaaggatggtgaatttgttgccacatgcagctgtggaggccaggtcgttgggtgtatttaaggcagagattgatagttcttgattatacatggcttcaaaggttacggggagaaggccaggaactgggtttgaggagaagatagaaaaaaggatcagccatgattgaatggcagagcagactcgatgggccagttggcctaattctgctgctatgtcttatggtcttgtgatcttTCTCCCTTTCTGCATATGCCATTGGTGCCAAAGTGCACCATGGCTTTTGGATGTACACCCTCCCTTTTGAGAGTCTTCTGCAGCTGCTCTAAGACATCCTGAACCCTAGCACCTGAGAGGTAACACACTATTTTGGCTTCTCTTTCTTGGTCACAGAATTTGTCCTCCTGATtattgagtctcctatcactgtcgctttgcctgactttacccttccttgctgagcctcagagccggcCACAGTGCCActagcctggctgctgctgctgtgccctgataggtaatcccctcagcagtatccaaaggagtTTTCTTATTTATGAGGGGAATAGCCAGAGGGGAACCCTGCAATaactgcttactccccttacttctGATGATCACCCATTTTCTCTATGAAGTCTGCACACTGGGTGTGACTACCTCAGTAAAAGACTTATCtatgaggttttcagcctccTAGATGGTCCTAAGTGCATTCAGCTTCAGCTCTAGttccttgtcagtcaggagctgatgttgcgtgcacttcctgcagatgtaatCAACAGGGAGACTGTTAGGTTTCCCGATACCCACATCTTATAGGAGCACCATTCCACTGTTTGAATTaccatcctgcctgcactgttttgccTCTAACCTTTCAAACTTACGTTCTATCCTGCACCTGTTCTCGCCCAagtctgttgagccaaagcctagCCACTCTAACATTAATCTTTATGCCTTTGTGCATATATCAGTTATTCTAGttgaatttgaattttttttccacTTATTTCTAGTGCAGAACCTATATATTATTTTTCCACCTCCTGAATATTCCCACTACCTTTCTTTCCTTCATCTCTTTCCTCAAGACTGCACTTATGATTACCAATTTCTGTAGTGCAGAGAATCTGCTTCTAGCCCACATAAAATGAGCCACGAGGAAATTATGCAAGATGAGCCTGCTGAAGCACATGCCTAATTTacttagcaggtcgggcagcatctgttgaaaggagcagtcaatgtttcgggccgagacccttcgtcaggactaaaggagggggcaggggtcctataaagaaggtggggggaggctgGAATGttccaggtggaaaaccaatcagaggaaagatcaaggggtgggggaggggaagcagggaggggataggccggagagttgaagaaggaatgtaaggggaaagcactatgggtagtagaagaaggcagaatcatgagagaggtgataggcagctagaagaggagacagagtgaaagtgggatgggggaagggagagggaggaaattacTGGATGtaggagaatttgatgttcataccaaggggctggagactacccagacggtatatgaggtgttggtcctccaacctgagtttggcctcattatggcagtagaggaggccatgtgtggacatatctgaatgggaatgtgaagcagagttgaagtgagtggcaaccgggagatcctgtctgttgtggcagatggagcagaggtgctcgacgaagtggtcccccattCTGTGTCAGGTCTCGTCGATGTAGAGgagggagcactggatgcaatagattaacccaacagactcacaagtgaagtgttgcctcacctggaaggactgtttggggccctgaatggtgaagtgaggaggtgtagggacaggtgtagcacttacgcttgcagggataagtaccaggtgggagatctgtggggagggacatgtggaccaggcagtcgcggagggaacgatccctgcgaaaagcagagggggtagagagggaaagatgtccttagtggtggggtcctgttgaaggtggcggaagttgcggaggataatatgctggatccggaggctggcggggtgataggtgaagacaaggagaacacagtccctgttgtggtgtcaaggaggatggggtgagggccaaagtgcaggaaatggaggagatgcgggcgagggcatcattgatgatggcagaagggaaaccacgattcttaaagaaagaggacatttgggatgttctggaacggaaagcctcatccttggagcaggtgcaacggaggaactgggaatagggaatagcatttttgcatttggcagggtgggaagaggtataatcaaggtagttatgggagtcagtgggtttatagatgtcagtggacagtctatctccagagatggagacccagagatcgagaaaggggagagaaaatctgagatggaccaagtgaatttgagggctgggtgaaagttagaggcaaagtcaatgaaattgacgagctcagcatggatacaggaagcagtaccaatgtagtcgtcaatgtatcgaaggaaaaggacattccaaatgtcctctttctttaagaatcgtggtttcccttctgccgtcatcaatgatgccctcacccacatctcctccatttcccgcacttcggccctcaccccatcctcctgtcaccgcaacagggaccgtgttccccttgtcctcacctatcaccccaccagccctcctgatccagcatattatcctctgcaacttccgccattttCAACAGGACctcaccactaaggacatctttccctctctacccctctctgctcttCGCAGGGATTATTCCCTCcgcaactgcctggtccacacgttcctccccacagatctcccacctggtacttatccctgcaagtgtaagtgctacacctgtccctacacctcctctcttaccaccattcagggccccaaacagtccttccaggtgaggcaacacttcacttgtgagtctgttggtataatctattgcatccggtgctcctggtgctgtctcctctacatcagcgagacccgatgcagattgggggaccacttcgtcgagcacctctgctccgtccgccacaacagacaggatctcccggttgccgctcacttcaactctgcttcacattcccattcggatatgtccacacatagcctcctctactgccatgatgaggccaaactccggttggagaagcaacacctcatataccgtctggatagtctccagtcccttggtatgaacatcgaattctccaacttctggtaattccctccctctccctttccccatcccactttcagtctgtctcctcttctagctgcctatcacctctctcatgattctgccttcttctactacccatagcactttccccttagattccttcttcaactctcctgcctatcccctccctgcttcccctcccccaccccttgatctttcctctgattggtttttcacctggcacattctaccctccccccaccttctttatagggcccctgccccctccttctttatagggcctgatgaagggtctcggcccgaaacgttgactgctcctttcaacggatgctgcccgacctgctgagttcctccagcttgtttgtacatgttgatttgaccacagcatctgcagtgtactttgtgtctaATTTACTTGTTTTTAAGGATTGTGGCTTAATCAAGCATGGGAAGTACAGTATTCTGCATTCATTGTATATCTAGATGCAATTACCTTAAAAGAACAAACCGTTCATTCATTATTAGTACTATAGTAAAAATTACAGTAATGGATGTAGTTCTTGCTTTAAACAATGGTGCAATGGACTCTCATAAGGAATTGTAACCACCATTCCTTGAATTTGATATATAGAATTTATGTTACTTATTTGCTGAGTTGCAAAAATAAAACATGTTGAAATCTCTCAAATATTATCTAGGAGGGAGGAATTATTGCTTGGGGCTACAAGTGGTGCAGAACTACTGGGAACTGAACCAGAATACAAGTCATGCTACGTAAATTACAAAACAGCTCTGCCAAGCGTCTCAGTGAGCAGAGGCAGCTTGAGGAATATTTTTCTTGGTTTTATTTATCCATCTACTTAGTGACATTTGATTACAAATATTTCATTGAAATATGAAATTGAAATGTGTAGTATATTTTTATCAGGTAATGGAGCATTACTACACTTGAATACATTATTTCACCATCTATCATGGGCTAGTGATTCTGAGCTACCTGtcacaaacttttaagaaagaTTCATAATAAACAAAAGAGGAAAATTTCCACCCGTTTTCTGGATTAAATCTGAGATCCCTAAGCATTAGTTTAGTTAAGGTTGACTTTTTGCATGTGTGagcaaagaaataaaaatatttcAAGTATTTCAAAATGTTAAAAATTTATTTTTCAATCTAGTTTAAATATTATTGAGCTAAGATCTTCAACCTGACATTTTCATTACATTTTTAAGTGAAGAGATCTTtaagcattttttaaaaagtggaatcAAGTAGAATGTACAATGAATTCTTATTTGCCATAGTTCATCTCAAGGTTTTGAAAAAGATAAAGATGAACTGAATTATAATGCTTGGACAAATATTTGAatgtaatatagaaaaaataattcTTGAACATTCTCTTTCTTTTTAATTTGTTGATAACATCTATGGTTTGATTTGCAAAGTAAGATCAATTAAGAATATTATTTAGGTTTGCATGTCTAGCTTGATTTTAAAGAGATCTTGCTGTAGCTCAGTCTGTGTTGTACAGTGCTTGGTACACAAATAATTTGGACAAAATGTGTGCAGTAATAGAATTAACTGTATAGCTTTTGTCCCCACAGATCAATACTGCAAGAGTCTTGAGATGTCTGAAACACAGAAGAATTTTGTTTCACATCTCTCTGAAGATATACAAGTGCAGGACAGTTTATACATGATGCCACAACCAGACTTACACCATTTAAGTAAGACATCATGTACTGTGCTTCCAGCAGCAGGAAATCATGTACAAGAAAAGTTCAAGCTGACAACTGACAGCCCTATGCAATTATCTGAAGATACACAAATAAGCAAGACTTTAAAAAGTAATAATGAAGATGACTCCCGGCTACTAAGTCAAACAACCAAGGCAGATCCCCAACGGAAAAATAAGAGATCCGTTGTTGAAAAGGGATATCCATCTGGTAAAAAGAAATTGATAGGTTTGCAACTGCATGAAGTAGATGGTAAAAAAGAGGATGTTTTCAGGTCAGCAATAGCTCCTGTTGCAGGTACGGTTAAAGGTTTATGTATGACAAGAAGGCCTGAACCACCACCTAAACCTAGTTCTTTGAAACCCATTAGTACAAGGAAGTCTCCTACACCTGAATCATCTGCTCTTGTTTCTGAGCAAGCTGGTAAAGTTTCTGCTTCCAGCCTAAGATTACATGGTAGTAATGTTAAAGTTGACTATGACGTTAGTGAAAGAGGTAATGTTCCTTCAGACACAGCTGAACAAAGTAATAAAAAGGAAAATCTCAAAAAATTCATTTCTCCAACAAAACAAACATCAGATGACGCAAGTGTCCATCTTGATAAAGAAGATGGCACTCATTCCATTCATTCCCAAGGTTTGAGGTCTGTTTCTGAACTGCTGGAAGAAGCTAAATATCTCGCAATGTCAGACACACCAAAAATATATGAAAGAAACTTCCAACTGAGCAAGCCCGAGCAGTCCCTGACCGCAGCCCAACAAACATTTACAGCTAAGGCAAAATCTGTAGATGAAATCATTGCTTCACTGTGGTCTGTGAGACAAACCACCTCCCAGTCTGCTTCAGATCTAAAGATCAAAGGACTGTTGGACAGAGTGCTTGGTTACAGTTATAGCAGTAAAAGTGAGGTAAGTGAACCATAACATACTTGtacttgcttttaactggaagtTGAATGTAGATTTTCAGAAGTGCAGTACTTTTGATGCAGTGTTTGAGACAAAATCCTCGAGATGTAATATGTGATGGATCCGATGCTTTAAAGTATTTAACAAAACCATAAATCTAAATGCACAAATACAGTATGATTATCATTATGTTGAGGAAAGTAAATTGTAGTTTACTGTAGTGGAATAGAATCCCATCAACATTGATTATTTCACTGGGATATGCTGACACTTTATAGAGTCAGTCTCTGCTTTAGGGGCTGGGGTGGCATGTGAAGCTGCATCATCTGTCCAAGCATCAAGAAACACGAGTCGGGTTGGGTGGATGCGGATGAAGGTAAGGCATGATTCATACAGATTGATAAGTTAGTTGTTAATATAAGGACAGGCAACACAAATTTATTCAAGGCAAATTATGGTCAACTAACTTGATTTTCTTTGATAATGTAGAAAATTAATACAAGTTGATGTTGCTGTTGTTGTGGATGTTCAGAAAATTATGGATAATACATTCTCTAATGGGTTTGCTAGCAAAATTACTGCCTGTGGAATTAAAAGTGTAGTGACATCATGTATATAGAATTGGCCAAGACCCAGATTGCAGCATGCAGTGGTGAACAGTTACTTTTCAGACTGAGAGGTGCACCAAGTTGTGTCATCCAGGGACTTATACAGATaaggagaatgagcaaaaaagtggcagatggaatataatgttatGGATATGCATGTTCATGCATTTTTGTAGAACGAATAaagactatattctaaatggggagaaaattcaggaatcaaaggtgcaaagggacttgggagcctccatacaggattccctaaaggttaacttgcaggttcaatTGGTGgtaggcaaatgcagtgttagcgttcattttgagaggattagaatattaaagcaaggacgtaatgtttgggctttataaggcattggtcagattgtattttgagcagttttggcctcttatctaataaaggatgtgcagacattgaagaggttccagaggaggttcatgagaatgattccaggaatgaaagggcatgaggagtatttgatgactctgggcctgtacttgctggaggaTAAAACATTGGGGGTGGGTTTCTTattcaaacctattgaatattgaaaggcctagatggagtggatgcaaatagaatgtttcctttagtggaggagtctaaaaccagagggtacagcctcagcatAGAAAGATgaatctttagaacagagatgaggaggaatttatttagccagagagtggtgaatctatggatgcattaccacagatggctgtggaggccaagtaattgggtaaatttaaagctTCTCGATTAGTAGGGCCATCAAAGGCTaaagaaagaaggcaggagaatggggttgagaaggataataaatcgaAAATGTAATACagtagaatggtggagcagactggatgaGCTGATCGCCcgtattctgctcctatatcttatggtcttttgtacCACTGTTGACAGTTCTCCTATTTATATATACTATTGGCCTAGAcattgttgggcttgaaattctgccctgtgttcttttaggaagagagacaactaacaccggaatatagcaaaacgtggctttattgcagaattcgtaactggcacagcgaatccacggagtcgctggagaaggcgttctgttttccccttacaatctgctcttatttataccccttttccccccagcacaaccccgctacatattaggtaatatcgggcacttgtgtccatcttattggcccgcagccatatgctcacgagttacctgtttcttttgtttactgaatcgcgtgacactaatagtatcggtgtagcggggtccccagtttcgctcccccctccctcgcattccggcctcctaacattatgtgtgttacgtgagccactcctgatctgtaatggcagtctcgaattaaccccaacactaaaTAACCCTGacacgaattaaccccaacactccctcccttggcctcccagaggccacatccccacatcccttacaatcttttccgcggctgccgggatcaggcagagaggtgagcgtcccccggcactctttggcgtgtcctccctatttgcttatcctgatttgtccgacctagggtcacaaaatatgggtaggggttccctaaacatccgcaatttttacaagtagcatgcaacatttcagaaaacttaatcaataacaaattcacaatcccccccctttgccatggtccatttcagtccgtgtcctcccatagcgcgtccactttccgggagggccgtgtcctccccttccactgggaacaagggtgcctggtacgccggtggaggtccatcctttccggtcaaggctcgatctatagtcccgcaacaacaaccacacgtgataaagatagcaattgaaatagacagtcccaGTGCCAACTGTCCAAGTAGGACCCCCCATTCCCCAAACGTACGTTTCAACCAATTCAGCACTGGGTTATTGACTCCTGATTGTTGCTTTAGCTCATTGGCCAGGGATCGCAATTTAGTCAAGCCCTTGGTTAGTGATCCGTCCGGGCCTGTATTGTTCGCTATGGTCATACAGCACATGTCACCAAACAGGGCGCACACTCCGCCCTTCTCTGCTAAGATCATATCTATGGCAATTCTGTTCTGCAGGGTCATTAGGGACGTCTGTGATAGCTGCTCGTGGACGGCTTCCGCGATGTCCCTGGTTAGATTAGCCAGCCTCTGAACGTTATAGTGGATCAGGTTGATCCGGTTGACATTTTTATTGGTCGTGATTGGGAATATGGCTGAAAAAAGTGGAAAGCTCTCAAAGCCTGCAGCTACCTCGTCTGCCAGTTTATATTCGTCCGGGATGTTTCTAGCCTAACCGATAGCATCGATCCATATCCCATCGGGGTTCCTTTCCCCCCTTTCAGTGAGCGCCCTCTTGTTCCTATACCACCTCCCGATTTCATCAGGGATTGGGTTGAGGGTGTAGTCCCCTGGATTCTTTGCCGCAATGAAAAGAGGTACATTTAGAGTGATCAGGGTGCAGGTCCCCTCCCAGTTTACAGGTAGCCAATTATATAGGACCTGTTTCCCACAGTACCACCAGAGGTCCGCTCTGCTGACAGACAGCATGGTGGCGTTTTCGGTGCCAGTAAGACTGATCCAGGTAGAACACGCACTGTCAGGTAGGTTGCCCACTCTGTAGGGCTGATCCGACGGGGACAGGTTAGTAACGCAAGTGATGTTCCTGATCGGGTCCACCCTAAAGgctggtggggtcccattggccgGGGCCATGGGGAAATAGGTTTCCCAGGACTTACACCCGGCAGAGGGGTTGGTTAGTGACATGAGTTCGAGGGCGCAACGGAAGGTGTCGTTTCCTTCCTCGAAGGGGCTGGGACTCATGAGGAGTGTGGGTTTCCCCGTAGCACATACCCAGCAGTCCCCTATCGCTGCCTGGGTGGTGTATTGGACCACTCGGTCAACCCAGGCGTTTGCTTCCACGTACCCTGTCTCAATTGCAATGTACTCCCGGGGAGTTATCTTATTCGTGTCCGAACTCTTTACCAGGACAGGGCTGGCTGTGGGACCCAATCCTGGGTCTGTGTGGGTTCCCAGATTAATCCGGATAATTCCCCATGGGTCTCGGCCTGTCACGTCCGCCCTTATGATCAGATAGAGCACGCCCCCTGCCCCGTTCTTTGACCCGCGATGAGTGGAGCAGGTCTGTGACGACCATCCCTCCATACTAAAAGGGTTGTGTATTCCTTCCTTGAGTGTCAGGATTAACGGGTTTGCTCCCTGCTTTCTTCCCCAAACGGAACCCCTGTAAAGGCTCACCTTCCTCTTAAACTCATAGTAGGGTTTGGAGGACCCTTGATTGGTTGGCCTATTATCCAGCCAGGACTGGTCTGGGCCCGTCCACCACCATACATTCATCCATGCGCTACACTCCTTTACCCATGGGTTCGGGTATCCCAAGGTGAATGGACACATGTAGACATTATACCCAGTCCAGGCTTTCTTGTCGCCCCAACAGTTGATCACATCGCACAGGTCGAACTGGAATGTCCTACCTGTATGAGGGTCCGCATTAAGGATGATATTCGCTCCGCACGCatctcctccccttcccgcttCGGCCATCGGCGCCTTACCTAGGAGCATTACTCCTACCCATATCAGGGTTTTCCATGGCGTCATCTTCCTCGGCTTCCTCCTCCTCTATGTCGGAATCGGGATCAATCGGTCTTCCTTTCTTTGTCCTGGAGCAGTGCGAGAAAtggtgccagttattgtccccctcccttcttaccttttaatgccctgttggagacctcggtgacagggtatggaccatgccaccgttttccgttccaggtgagcttccctgggcctcggaggaacacttccactcctaccttgatggtgtccgacccctgcggctgctcactgttagtttattgaactcgcacagttatcaattttaccatatttctaaaaactctcatatactctgttactcaacacacaaatgtctgagtttcggtaactcgaaattgaagtgctccatggctccctagtacacagagaggatcaaatgtgggacggtcgcctttcaaaacctgaccttcgcgtgggagatttctcctcttaacaaccagtctaaggtaggcgccgtcagtatccctgtgtactacggtgtaccgcgacacttttctcctcactcctgagacttttatgcccatcgtgggcggcgggtaccctcactcagaagacttttccacgggcggagaattttcctaaaaacagataagagttagtacttaccagtcacgattctgcaccgggaatgatctctcccagggtaatttggggttggtgagggtccgtcagcagacaagatctaactcagtgatttgactatctagtggaagtcttagatataacaggcacttcctgaccttagtcgagcttgcggccgcaagttgtctgccgtcggacccgccagcctgtgttgtctctccctccccacgtcggggtcaccaaatgttgggcttgaaattctgccctgtgttcttttaggaagagagacaactaacaccggaatatagcaaaacgtggctttattgcagaattcgtaactggcacagcgaatccacggagtcgctggagaaggcgttctgttttccccttacaatctgctcttatttataccccttttccccccagcacaaccccgctacatattaggtaatatcgggcacttgtgtccatcttattggcccgcagccatatgctcacgagttacctgtttcttttgtttactgaatcgcgtgacactaatagtatcggtgtagcggggtccccagtttcgctcccccctccctcgcattccggcctcctaacattatgtgtgttacgtgagccactcctgatctgtaatggcagtctcgaattaaccccaacactaaaTAACCCTGacacgaattaaccccaacaacaTGTAgtccattttaaaaataattgtagTAAACAATGAGTAGGATTGTTTTGCAGACTTTTGAAAGGCATAGACCAATGTTTCTAAACTGATTTTAGCCTAACACCTCtctaaagcaccttcatacttgccaacacccctTCTGGGCATAATATACTTTATGGCGCCTCCACAGTGTAAACATATGTCGACCATATACTAACATAAGTAAAATGACTCTGCTTTAAAttgttatttg is a window of Hemitrygon akajei chromosome 3, sHemAka1.3, whole genome shotgun sequence DNA encoding:
- the LOC140725052 gene encoding uncharacterized protein, whose protein sequence is MTPWKTLIWVGVMLLGKAPMAEAGRGGDACGANIILNADPHTGRTFQFDLCDVINCWGDKKAWTGYNVYMCPFTLGYPNPWVKECSAWMNVWWWTGPDQSWLDNRPTNQGSSKPYYEFKRKVSLYRGSVWGRKQGANPLILTLKEGIHNPFSMEGWSSQTCSTHRGSKNGAGGVLYLIIRADVTGRDPWGIIRINLGTHTDPGLGPTASPVLVKSSDTNKITPREYIAIETGYVEANAWVDRVVQYTTQAAIGDCWVCATGKPTLLMSPSPFEEGNDTFRCALELMSLTNPSAGCKSWETYFPMAPANGTPPAFRVDPIRNITCVTNLSPSDQPYRVGNLPDSACSTWISLTGTENATMLSVSRADLWWYCGKQVLYNWLPVNWEGTCTLITLNVPLFIAAKNPGDYTLNPIPDEIGRWYRNKRALTERGERNPDGIWIDAIG